The following coding sequences lie in one Brettanomyces bruxellensis chromosome 6, complete sequence genomic window:
- a CDS encoding uncharacterized protein (BUSCO:EOG09260DXP) — MSKRLVPSDSGQQENQKRQKSDDSSDKFQELKTIHFRLCSYFTFLSSRKHVITTFELLKVAPEKAIKRKLQILDLARIKALIPDDVVYDYFDENQFVLEDKHFSWKNGFEQKDNDIFELKDEFGNVKPFKQLLIFEFIDGDLKKSKTNTAFKTEIRVPQYSPSSVKKLILKRTQKFNGAISSFLASCTENGISDPWAKLTNDAQKYIPHKIDFIDPMQEMEKSTINAQRNEESGAGRPTMGCVIQRLKHATFYRDQIPSNGEFFLTPRSAEYRDLDFELSPKLKEALESSDKITKFYTHQADAMNMIHQGKNVIVSTSTSSGKSLIYQVPVLDAIEKDRYVTAMYIFPTKALAQDQKRSLKDLLKMMPGMTNLVVETYDGDTAKEDRKYIRQNASIIFTNPDMVHTSILPGHQYWQRFLRNLRYVMIDELHMYKGLFGSHVALIMRRLRRICALHGNDKLHFISCSATLKDPVTHMHDIFGIPCEDIVHVKKDGSPSGGKHLIAWNPPLIDARDPISGRINFISESARIVIELIKNNVRTIVFCVVRKTVELVMKEIRHMLKAQDKTGILGQIMSYRGGYSASDRHKIERQMFHGNLKAIISTNALELGIDIGSLDAVVMCGFPISIANFHQQSGRAGRRNKDSLTLFVAADDPVSQHYMAHPKELIKADYPDLALDFENVLVLEGHLQCAAFETPLAKDLKLEEPFFCDYKKLENVVKRRLVLDPSDNCYHPNSRYLPWPSAKVSIRAIEEDSFAVVDMTNGRNVIIEEVEASRTTYTLYDGGIIIHQGLPYIIREFNPEERYAKVERVNVDWITSQRDYTDVDPLVIDKIRSLNSNDVPIYFGTVQTTMIVFGYFKMDRRNQILDAVEVHNPPVKYKSKGLWIDIPKKALDYIRLKGLSAPAGIHAAQHAVINMLPLFILSGLDEIRTECKAPEKEFGHRENKRKRPARLIIFDSKGGQFGSGLSTKAFDNIDIILEQALKTLLECDCEWGCPKCCAAANCKENSLVLSKYAAIIILAVIIGRPIDLDSLPNGPEPNMPEITIETIRPANEFGMVVLSDDLEIIDEKKATNRLKPLPKLEEVVYLGRNNRKPDDELNTFKKEPDGEIVVKQEGDDNIFIKTEERDIALEE; from the coding sequence ATGAGTAAAAGGTTGGTGCCCTCTGATAGCGGCCAACAGGAAAATCAGAAAAGGCAGAAGAGTGATGATTCATCAGACAAGTTCCAAGAGTTGAAAACCATAcattttagattatgttCGTATTTTACGTTTTTATCGTCGAGAAAGCATGTGATAACTACATTTGAGCTTCTTAAAGTGGCCCCCGAGAAAGCAATTAAGAGAAAGTTGCAGATATTAGACCTTGCCCGAATAAAGGCATTGATACCAGATGATGTTGTTTACGACTACTTTGACGAGAATCAATTTGTGCTCGAAGATAAGCATTTCTCGTGGAAAAATGGCTTTGAGCAGAAGGATAATGACATTTTTGAACTTAAGGATGAGTTTGGAAACGTCAAGCCGTTTAAGCAACttttaatatttgaatttataGATGGCGATCTCAAAAAATCGAAAACTAATACCGCCTTCAAAACTGAAATCAGAGTACCGCAATATTCGCCTTCTTCTGTGAAAAAGTTAATATTAAAGAGAACCCAGAAGTTTAACGGGGCCATATCATCTTTCCTAGCAAGCTGTACAGAAAATGGCATTTCGGATCCATGGGCCAAATTGACAAATGATGCACAAAAATACATTCCCCATAAGATTGACTTCATCGATCCCATGcaggaaatggaaaaaagcacaataAATGCTCAGAGAAACGAGGAAAGTGGTGCTGGAAGGCCAACTATGGGTTGTGTGATTCAAAGATTGAAGCATGCAACTTTCTATAGGGATCAGATACCGTCAAATGGTGAATTCTTTTTAACCCCTCGCTCAGCAGAATATCGAGACCTTGATTTTGAACTCAGTCCTAAGTTAAAGGAAGCGTTGGAAAGTTCAGATAAGATCACAAAATTTTACACGCATCAAGCGGACGCAATGAATATGATACACCAAGGAAAGAATGTTATTGTTTCTACATCCACATCCTCAGGTAAGTCATTAATTTACCAAGTTCCTGTTCTTGATGCCATTGAAAAGGACAGATACGTTACAGCAATGTACATTTTTCCAACCAAGGCCTTAGCCCAAGATCAAAAAAGATCTTTAAAGGAtctgttgaaaatgatgcCTGGTATGACTAATCTTGTGGTTGAAACATATGATGGTGATACTGCAAAGGAAGACCGCAAGTATATCCGTCAAAACGCATCAATTATTTTCACTAATCCAGATATGGTGCATACAAGCATTTTACCAGGGCATCAATACTGGCAGAGATTTTTGCGTAATCTTAGATACGTTATGATCGATGAATTACATATGTACAAAGGTCTTTTTGGATCTCATGTTGCCCTTATAATGCGCAGGCTTCGGAGAATTTGTGCTTTACACGGAAATGATAaacttcattttatttcttgcTCTGCAACGTTGAAGGATCCTGTAACACATATGCACGATATTTTTGGAATACCATGTGAAGACATCGTGCatgtgaaaaaagatggttCTCCATCTGGAGGTAAGCATCTTATAGCATGGAATCCTCCATTAATTGATGCAAGAGATCCGATATCTGGCCGgatcaattttatttctgaGTCTGCGAGGATTGTGATTGAgctgataaaaaataatgtcAGGACCATCGTCTTTTGTGTTGTGCGGAAAACAGTGGAGCTCGTAATGAAGGAAATACGTCATATGTTGAAAGCGCAGGATAAGACTGGAATACTGGGCCAAATAATGAGTTATCGAGGGGGTTACTCGGCTTCTGATAGGCATAAAATCGAGAGGCAAATGTTTCATGGTAATCTTAAGGCTATCATTTCAACAAATGCTTTAGAGCTTGGTATTGATATTGGCTCTCTTGATGCGGTTGTAATGTGCGGCTTCCCGATCTCCATTGCAAACTTTCATCAGCAAAGTGGTCGAGCTGGTAGAAGAAATAAGGATTCACTTACTTTGTTTGTGGCAGCTGATGATCCGGTTAGTCAACATTATATGGCTCATCCAAAAGAGTTGATAAAAGCCGATTATCCTGATTTGGCGCTAgactttgaaaatgttcTTGTTTTGGAAGGACATTTGCAGTGTGCTGCATTTGAGACACCTCTTGCCAAAGATCTTAAGCTTGAAGAACCATTTTTCTGCGATTAtaagaaattggaaaatgtCGTCAAGCGTAGACTTGTCTTGGACCCCTCAGATAACTGTTATCATCCGAATTCACGATATCTGCCTTGGCCTTCTGCCAAAGTTTCTATCAGAGCTATTGAAGAGGATAGCTTTGCTGTTGTTGACATGACCAATGGCCGGAATGTCATTATTGAAGAAGTGGAGGCTTCAAGGACGACTTACACCCTTTATGATGGAGGAATCATTATACATCAGGGTTTACCGTATATCATAAGAGAATTTAATCCTGAGGAAAGATATGCAAAAGTTGAACGTGTTAATGTAGATTGGATTACTTCACAAAGAGATTACACGGATGTGGATCCGTTGGTAATTGATAAAATCAGATCCCTCAACTCCAATGATGTTCCGATTTACTTTGGAACGGTTCAGACGACGATGATCGTCTTTGGGTACTTTAAGATGGACAGAAGGAACCAAATTTTGGATGCTGTTGAGGTTCATAATCCTCCGGTCAAATATAAATCGAAAGGGCTTTGGATAGATATTCCGAAAAAGGCCCTTGATTACATCCGACTGAAGGGCTTAAGTGCTCCTGCTGGAATTCATGCTGCCCAACATGCGGTAATTAATATGCTTCCACTCTTTATTTTGTCGGGACTTGATGAAATTCGAACTGAGTGTAAAGCTCCCGAAAAGGAGTTTGGACATAGAGAGAATAAGCGTAAAAGACCGGCCAGATTAATCATATTTGATAGTAAGGGAGGGCAGTTTGGTTCTGGTTTAAGTACCAAGGCATTTGATAACATTGACATAATACTAGAGCAAGCATTGAAGACTCTTTTAGAATGCGATTGTGAATGGGGATGTCCAAAGTGTTGCGCTGCTGCAAATTGTAAAGAGAATTCTTTGGTTTTATCAAAATATGCTGcaataattattttagcGGTAATTATAGGGAGGCCTATCGACTTGGATTCACTCCCTAATGGGCCAGAACCAAATATGCCTGAAATAACCATTGAGACAATTAGACCAGCAAATGAGTTTGGAATGGTTGTTTTGTCCGATGACTTAGAAATCattgatgagaaaaaagcCACAAATAGATTGAAGCCACTTCCTAAATTGGAAGAGGTCGTTTATCTTGGAAGGAATAATCGGAAACCGGACGATGAATTGAATACGTTTAAGAAAGAACCGGACGGGGAGATTGTCGTGAAGCAAGAAGGTGAtgataatatatttattaaaacGGAAGAAAGAGACATTGCTTTGGAGGAGTAG
- the SUI2 gene encoding eukaryotic translation initiation factor 2 subunit alpha (BUSCO:EOG09263CAH), translating into MSTTHCRFYENKFPEVEEVVMVNVLQIAEMGAYVKLLEYDNIEGMVLLSELSRRRIRSIQKLIRVGRNEVAVVLRVDKEKGYIDLSKRRVSAEDIVQCEERYNKSKAVHSILRRCAEKFNIPLETLYKTIAWPLAKEYGHAFDAFRLSISKPSIFDTITPPSSDVLEDLKKNIARRLTPQAVKCRADIDVSCFSYEGIDAIKEALKAGESVPTSDDKITIKLVAAPRYVMTTQSLDKKQGVEELQKSINKISEIITKYGGVCDVAMAPKSVSASEDAELQALLERNEMESSLDSDDDD; encoded by the coding sequence ATGAGTACAACGCACTGCAGATTCTatgaaaacaaatttcCGGAAGTGGAGGAGGTTGTGATGGTGAATGTGTTGCAAATCGCCGAAATGGGTGCATATGTTAAGTTATTAGAGTATGACAATATTGAAGGTATGGTGTTACTTTCTGAACTTTCTAGAAGGCGTATTAGATCCATTCAGAAATTAATCCGTGTTGGAAGAAATGAGGTTGCAGTCGTTTTGAGAGTTGACAAGGAGAAAGGTTACATTGATCTTTCGAAGAGAAGAGTTTCTGCGGAAGATATTGTTCAGTGTGAAGAAAGATACAACAAATCAAAAGCTGTGCACTCTATTCTGAGAAGATGTGCTGAAAAGTTTAATATACCGCTTGAAACCCTATATAAGACGATTGCATGGCCTCTAGCTAAGGAATATGGCCACGCCTTTGATGCCTTCAGACTGTCTATTTCAAAGCCATCTATTTTTGATACAATTACTCCACCTTCCTCAGACGTGTTGGAAGatttaaaaaagaacattgcAAGAAGGTTGACCCCACAGGCTGTGAAATGCAGGGCTGACATTGATGTTTCCTGCTTCTCATATGAAGGTATTGATGCCATAAAAGAAGCTCTCAAAGCTGGAGAATCTGTTCCTACTAGCGACGATAAAATTACAATTAAATTGGTTGCTGCACCACGTTATGTTATGACAACCCAGAGTTTGGACAAGAAGCAGGGTGTGGAGGAACTTCAGAAATCTATTAACAAAATATCCGAAATCATAACCAAGTATGGCGGTGTCTGTGATGTTGCAATGGCTCCAAAATCTGTGTCTGCTAGTGAGGATGCAGAGTTGCAGGCCTTGTTGGAGAGAAATGAAATGGAAAGTTCTTTGGACTCAGACGACGATGATTAA
- a CDS encoding uncharacterized protein (SECRETED:SignalP(1-18)): MFSSILLALTLLVSYVHATALTFALEPNEKQCFYIFNNKPNSNVGYYFAVQSGGAFDINYYIKAPNGVVIVKADKLTHADYIFTADQVGEYEFCLSNDMSTFAEKIVDFEIKVDDDFKASLPEAPKGNAAAEGMQKTVSSIEQKINQLANSLAYYKTRNNRNQSTVKSTESRIFWFSIIDLMLMAGISAFQVLVVKYFFQGSRKQMV, translated from the coding sequence ATGTTCTCCAGCATACTTTTAGCATTGACACTGCTTGTGTCTTATGTTCATGCTACAGCATTGACATTTGCTTTGGAGCCAAATGAAAAGCAGTGCTTCTATATATTCAATAATAAACCAAACTCGAATGTTGGATATTACTTTGCCGTTCAGTCGGGAGGTGCATTTGATATCAACTATTACATTAAGGCTCCAAATGGGGTTGTTATTGTCAAAGCAGACAAATTAACACATGCTGACTACATTTTCACGGCGGACCAAGTTGGTGAATATGAGTTTTGCCTAAGTAATGACATGTCCACTTTTGCAGAGAAGATTGTTGACTTTGAGATCAaggttgatgatgatttcaAAGCTTCGCTTCCAGAGGCACCAAAGGGAAATGCTGCTGCTGAAGGTATGCAGAAGACTGTTAGCAGTATCGAGCAGAAAATTAACCAATTGGCAAACTCTTTGGCATACTAcaaaacaagaaataaTAGGAATCAGTCTACTGTCAAGTCTACTGAGAGCAGAATCTTTTGGTTCTCTATTATTGACCTCATGTTGATGGCTGGTATATCTGCATTCCAGGTTTTGGTTGTCAAGTATTTCTTCCAGGGATCAAGAAAGCAAATGGTTTGA
- a CDS encoding uncharacterized protein (SECRETED:SignalP(1-21)~BUSCO:EOG09264FOM), which translates to MNFKGLLSLLSLLLFSQLIEAHIALLPPRGKECFYENLKAQDELVVTFQVGDRDAEATEQLTADFWIQAPSGRIMRSLNDQSHGTIQIKAEENGKHTYCFSNEDSSMKTKDVSFNVHGVVYVDVNDNSDDNLESSARKLLELVYDVKNEQNYIVVRERTHRNTAESTNSRVKYWSVLQLIVVVLNSIFQVLYLKRFFEVKSAI; encoded by the exons ATGAACTTCAAGGGGCTGTTATCATTGCTTTCATTACTTTTATTCTCGCAATTAATCGAGGCACATATTGCTTTGCTTCCACCAAGGGGTAAAGAATGCTTTTACGAGAATTTAAAGGCACAAGACGAATTGGTGGTCACATTTCAGGTTGGTGACAGAGATGCAGAAGCAACAGAACAGTTGACTGCAGACTTTTGG ATCCAAGCTCCTTCTGGTAGAATCATGAGATCATTGAACGACCAATCCCACGGTACAATTCAAATCAAGGCTGAAGAGAATGGAAAGCATACGTACTGTTTCTCGAATGAGGATTCATCTATGAAGACGAAGGATGTTTCTTTCAACGTTCATGGTGTCGTTTACGTTGATGTTAACGATAATTCGGACGATAACTTAGAATCAAGTGCTAGAAAACTTCTTGAATTAGTTTACGACGTGAAGAATGAACAGAACTACATCGTTGTTAGAGAAAGAACACACAGAAACACAGCCGAGTCTACGAATTCTAGAGTGAAATACTGGTCTGTTCTTCAGTTGATCGTTGTTGTGTTGAACTCTATCTTCCAAGTTTTGTACCTAAAGCGTTTCTTTGAAGTTAAGTCAGCAATTTGA
- the MAS1 gene encoding Mitochondrial-processing peptidase subunit beta (MEROPS:MER0043985), whose product MLRNIARNLIKPSIRPLCAYRGLASASSAIPKVNTTVLKNGLTVATEEVPNSLSATIGMWIDAGSRADVSDATSGTAHFLEHLAFKGTSNRSQLGLELEVENCGSHLNAYTSRENTVYYAKSMKGDVPRAVDILSDILTRSKLENVAVQRERSVIIRESEEVDKMYDEVIFDRLHEIVYKDQPLGRTILGPIKNIKSISQKDLRNYIKTNYKGDRMVLVGVGSVKHDQLVKLAEKDFGHVPISSEPLPLGTPRGKLPVFCAGEAKFDRKDLPNTYIAISFEGCSWSSKNYFRALVAQAIIGNWDRAAGGSITPLAQAVSNGVNGNKDEPLCNSYLSFSTSYSDSGLWGVYLVVDKATSCKPVVDEIIKEWKRLCTGHISDEEVETAKAQLKGSLLLSMDGTTPIAEDIGRQLVTTGKRLSPEETFKIVNAITKKDVVEWCQNSLRNKPVAMASLGTIDTVPSYNYVAEQMKN is encoded by the coding sequence ATGCTCAGAAATATTGCAAGAAATCTTATCAAACCAAGCATACGACCATTGTGTGCATATAGAGGTCTCGCTTCGGCCTCATCGGCCATACCCAAAGTGAACACTACCGTTTTGAAGAACGGTTTAACAGTTGCTACAGAAGAAGTCCCAAACTCTTTATCGGCTACGATTGGAATGTGGATTGATGCAGGATCGCGTGCTGATGTTAGTGATGCAACTTCCGGTACAGCCCACTTTCTAGAACATTTAGCTTTCAAGGGTACAAGTAATAGAAGTCAATTGGGCCTTGAGTTAGAGGTAGAAAACTGTGGATCACACTTGAACGCCTACACATCACGTGAGAATACGGTATACTATGCAAAATCGATGAAGGGGGACGTTCCAAGGGCTGTGGACATTCTTTCAGACATTTTGACCAGGTCCAAGCTTGAAAATGTGGCTGTGCAAAGAGAAAGGTCAGTGATCATCAgagaaagtgaagaagtGGATAAGATGTATGACGAGGTTATCTTCGACCGACTACACGAAATTGTCTACAAAGACCAACCATTGGGAAGAACAATTTTGGGACctatcaaaaatattaagtCGATTAGCCAGAAAGACTTGAGAAATTACATCAAAACAAACTACAAGGGAGACCGGATGGTTTTAGTGGGTGTGGGATCTGTTAAGCATGATCAACTTGTTAAATTAGCTGAAAAGGATTTTGGACATGTGCCAATAAGCAGTGAACCTCTTCCTCTTGGAACACCAAGAGGTAAGTTGCCAGTTTTTTGTGCTGGCGAAGCCAAATTTGACAGAAAAGATCTTCCAAACACATATATTGCTATTTCATTCGAAGGTTGTTCGTGGTCGTCGAAGAACTACTTTAGAGCTCTTGTTGCACAGGCAATTATTGGAAACTGGGATAGAGCTGCAGGTGGATCGATTACACCTTTAGCTCAAGCAGTTTCAAATGGAGTCAATGGGAACAAGGATGAGCCTCTTTGCAACTCATATCTGTCGTTTTCCACCTCATACTCTGATTCCGGTCTTTGGGGAGTTTATcttgttgttgataaaGCTACCAGTTGTAAGCCAGTGGTTGACGAAATCATTAAAGAGTGGAAACGTCTCTGTACTGGACATATAAGCGATGAGGAGGTTGAAACTGCCAAGGCACAACTTAAGGGTtcgcttcttctttctatGGATGGCACTACACCAATCGCTGAGGATATTGGAAGACAGCTTGTTACAACAGGCAAAAGACTATCTCCCGAGGAAACTTTTAAGATTGTCAATGCCATCACAAAGAAAGATGTTGTTGAATGGTGCCAGAATTCTCTTAGAAACAAACCGGTTGCAATGGCTTCATTGGGAACTATCGATACTGTTCCAAGCTACAATTATGTTGCTGAGCAGATGAAAAACTAA
- the SEC14 gene encoding cytosolic factor, phosphatidylinositol/phosphatidylcholine transfer protein: MTLTAKEQELWDSLPKKVQKPDLNQTGFPGYLTKSEESALEQLRMILEAEGYKERLDDSTILRFLRARKFDVMLAKKMFDDCEKWRKEFGTNTILTDFKYTEKPKVAKYYPQYYHKTDKDGRPCYYEELGAVNIPEMYKITNQDRMLKNLVWEYEAFTNYRLTACSRKAGYLIETSCTILDLKGISLSSTYQVLSYVRAASNIGQNYYPERMGKFYLINAPFGFATAFRIFKPFLDPVTISKIFILGWNYKSELLKQIPAENLPVKFGGKSVVSEEEGGLLLSDIGPWKDKKYIGPEGETPSVY, translated from the coding sequence ATGACATTAACAGCGAAAGAGCAAGAACTTTGGGATTCTCTTCCAAAGAAGGTTCAAAAGCCAGATTTAAACCAGACAGGATTCCCTGGCTATTTGACTAAATCTGAGGAATCAGCCTTGGAGCAACTGAGGATGATATTAGAGGCTGAGGGCTATAAGGAAAGATTAGATGATTCAACCATACTTAGATTTCTAAGAGCCAGAAAGTTCGACGTGATGCTagcaaagaagatgttTGATGATTGTGAGAAGTGGAGAAAGGAGTTTGGCACAAACACCATTTTGACAGATTTCAAGTACACAGAGAAACCTAAAGTGGCAAAGTACTATCCCCAGTACTATCACAAGACCGATAAGGACGGAAGGCCGTGCTATTATGAGGAGCTTGGTGCCGTCAACATTCCAGAAATGTACAAGATCACTAATCAGGACAGGATGCTCAAGAATCTTGTTTGGGAGTATGAGGCATTTACGAATTACAGACTTACTGCTTGTTCGAGAAAAGCCGGCTACTTGATTGAGACATCTTGTACGATTTTGGACCTAAAGGGGATTTCACTTTCATCCACGTACCAAGTGTTGAGTTATGTGAGAGCAGCCTCCAATATTGGCCAAAATTACTATCCTGAAAGAATGGGAAAGTTCTATCTCATCAATGCACCTTTCGGCTTTGCTACTGCTTTCAGAATTTTCAAGCCTTTCTTGGACCCGGTTACCATCTCCAAGATTTTCATCCTTGGCTGGAACTATAAGAGCGAGTTGTTGAAGCAGATTCCTGCTGAGAATTTGCCCGTTAAGTTTGGTGGTAAGAGTGTTGTTAGTGAGGAGGAAGGGGGCCTTTTATTGAGTGATATTGGCCCTTGGAAAGATAAGAAGTACATTGGCCCAGAAGGTGAGACCCCAAGTGTCTATTAA